A genomic segment from Chitinophagaceae bacterium encodes:
- a CDS encoding ribosome-associated translation inhibitor RaiA: MNVNIQTVHFDADAKLTSHIQKKVEKLTHFHDRITKVDIYLKLDNVVHNIKDKIAEIKVTIPRYEFFVKQTSKSFEESFDIALETVISQIKRKKERQAA; the protein is encoded by the coding sequence ATGAACGTAAACATTCAAACAGTGCATTTTGATGCAGATGCAAAACTTACATCGCATATCCAAAAAAAAGTGGAGAAATTAACCCATTTTCACGACAGGATTACCAAGGTGGATATTTACCTGAAGCTTGATAATGTGGTGCATAACATAAAAGATAAAATAGCCGAAATTAAAGTAACGATTCCCCGTTATGAGTTTTTTGTAAAACAAACTTCAAAATCTTTTGAAGAAAGTTTTGATATTGCTTTGGAAACTGTAATTAGTCAAATAAAACGCAAAAAAGAAAGGCAGGCCGCCTGA
- a CDS encoding tyrosine-type recombinase/integrase yields MTLQAHPHIQAFLDYLKFQKRFSQNTLIAYENDLQSFFSYLTLQYGEIAMADIKPPFIRSWLAKLKSAEDCSAKTINRKISSLRSFFKFHLKQAVITANPMASIVGPKIPKKLPAFIKENDLETLFRHVEFPDNWTGRTEKLVLTLLYHTGMRKSELINLKDHHIDKSRNAIKVLGKGNKERIIPLSPALTDTLQDYVKSKSLYINYPVDDTLFVTTKGKKLCPRQLYSIAKHYLSLITTIDKKSPHILRHSFATHLMNSGADLNAVKELLGHSSLASTQVYTHNTIEKLKDVFKKAHPKA; encoded by the coding sequence ATGACCTTACAGGCGCATCCACATATTCAGGCATTTTTAGATTACCTCAAATTTCAAAAGCGTTTTAGCCAAAATACTTTAATTGCTTACGAAAACGATCTGCAAAGTTTTTTTAGTTATTTAACCCTGCAATATGGTGAAATAGCTATGGCAGATATAAAGCCGCCTTTTATAAGGAGTTGGCTTGCGAAGCTAAAATCGGCCGAAGATTGCAGCGCCAAAACCATCAATAGAAAAATTTCAAGCCTCAGGTCATTTTTTAAATTTCATTTAAAACAAGCTGTAATTACCGCAAACCCCATGGCTTCTATTGTGGGCCCAAAAATTCCCAAAAAATTGCCGGCTTTTATTAAAGAAAACGATTTGGAAACACTGTTCCGGCACGTTGAATTTCCCGACAACTGGACAGGGCGTACTGAAAAATTAGTTTTGACTCTGTTGTATCATACGGGTATGCGTAAGTCAGAGCTAATCAATTTAAAAGACCATCATATAGACAAAAGCAGGAATGCCATAAAAGTTTTGGGAAAGGGAAACAAAGAAAGAATAATACCATTAAGCCCGGCGCTTACCGATACGCTGCAAGACTATGTGAAAAGCAAAAGTTTATACATTAATTACCCTGTGGACGATACACTTTTTGTTACGACAAAGGGAAAAAAACTGTGCCCGAGGCAGTTGTATTCCATTGCCAAACACTACCTTTCTTTAATAACCACTATTGATAAAAAAAGCCCACATATTTTAAGGCATAGTTTTGCCACCCATTTAATGAATAGCGGGGCAGACCTCAATGCCGTAAAGGAGTTGCTGGGCCATAGTAGCCTGGCTTCTACCCAGGTATATACGCATAATACCATAGAAAAGTTAAAAGATGTTTTTAAAAAAGCACACCCCAAAGCCTGA
- a CDS encoding 30S ribosomal protein S21, with the protein MLIIDSKDCENIDKALKKYKKKFEKSRTLMQLRERQAFMKPSVRRRTQVLKAIYKQQMASGKLD; encoded by the coding sequence ATGCTTATTATTGATTCAAAAGATTGCGAAAACATTGACAAGGCGCTCAAAAAGTACAAAAAGAAATTTGAAAAAAGCCGTACTTTAATGCAACTGCGTGAACGTCAGGCTTTTATGAAGCCATCAGTAAGGCGTCGTACTCAGGTGCTCAAAGCAATTTACAAGCAGCAAATGGCATCTGGTAAACTCGATTAA
- a CDS encoding riboflavin synthase → MFTGIIETTGKIINKVKKGSNLEITIESQISSALKPDQSLSHNGVCLTVERVKGNTHQVTAIEETLLKTNLGSWQINEHINLERCLQMNGRIDGHIVQGHVDTVAICSHIVQKEGSVELSFEIDKKFAALIIEKGSICLNGISLTIFNIGTNTFTVAIVPFTFNHTNIQQLTISSPVNIEFDMIGKYVSRLQFLS, encoded by the coding sequence ATGTTTACAGGAATAATAGAAACAACAGGAAAAATTATAAATAAGGTAAAAAAAGGGTCAAACCTGGAAATTACCATTGAATCGCAGATTTCATCGGCCTTAAAACCCGACCAAAGCCTGAGCCATAACGGCGTATGCCTTACTGTTGAAAGAGTAAAAGGCAATACCCACCAGGTAACTGCAATTGAAGAAACCTTGCTCAAAACAAATTTAGGCAGTTGGCAAATTAATGAGCATATTAACTTAGAAAGGTGCCTGCAAATGAATGGCAGGATTGACGGCCATATTGTGCAGGGCCATGTAGATACCGTAGCCATTTGTAGCCACATTGTTCAAAAAGAGGGAAGCGTAGAACTGAGTTTTGAGATAGATAAAAAATTTGCAGCTTTAATTATTGAAAAAGGTTCTATTTGCCTCAACGGTATTAGCCTCACCATTTTTAATATTGGCACCAACACATTTACTGTAGCCATAGTTCCCTTTACTTTTAACCATACTAATATCCAACAGCTAACCATAAGCTCGCCTGTGAATATTGAATTTGATATGATTGGAAAGTATGTAAGCAGGTTGCAATTCCTTTCTTAA
- a CDS encoding NAD(P)/FAD-dependent oxidoreductase — MPQKTAIIIGAGPAGLTAAYELLETAGIKPIILEKSEDIGGLSKTVNYKGNRMDIGGHRFFSKSERVNNWWLKQLPLEKNAGSNIDLSYQHKHFTLEHANLATGTNTENIMLVRNRLSRIYYLGKFFDYPLKLSFNTIAKLGIGKFFKIVSSYFYSSIKPVKPENSLEDFIKNRFGAELYETFFKEYTEKVWGVPCSSIPAEWGHQRIKGLSIKEVLKHAFKVQKNVQTSLIEKFLYPKYGPGQMWQTVAKKILEKGGEIYFNQEVTEVLTENNLLKSVSTASSVEKKTYLGDYFISTMPIKELVAAMPAGQVPATIASIAHGLLYRDFITIGVLVNKLKAGNIKDNWIYIQDKGVKLGRLQIFNNWSPGMVQDPQKTWIGLEYFCSINDSFWNLADNQIFSIAKKELQKIGLVAENEITDHVVIRTEKAYPAYFGTYHKIDEVRNYLNEINNLFLIGRNGMHRYNNTDHSMLTAMEAAEQIQSGKINKAAIWEINTGEEYNG; from the coding sequence ATGCCGCAAAAAACTGCTATAATAATTGGCGCCGGACCGGCCGGGCTTACAGCAGCCTATGAGTTATTAGAAACCGCTGGAATTAAACCAATCATTTTAGAAAAAAGCGAAGATATTGGCGGCTTATCAAAAACCGTAAATTATAAAGGTAACCGCATGGATATTGGCGGCCACAGGTTTTTTTCAAAATCGGAAAGGGTGAATAATTGGTGGCTGAAACAATTGCCCCTGGAAAAAAATGCAGGCAGTAATATTGATTTGAGTTACCAGCACAAACATTTTACACTGGAACATGCAAATCTGGCAACTGGCACCAACACTGAAAACATAATGCTGGTACGCAACAGGCTTTCACGCATTTATTACCTCGGTAAGTTTTTTGATTACCCTTTAAAATTATCGTTCAACACAATTGCAAAACTGGGCATTGGAAAATTTTTTAAAATAGTAAGTTCTTATTTCTATTCCTCCATAAAACCGGTAAAGCCTGAAAACAGTTTGGAAGATTTTATTAAAAACCGTTTTGGTGCAGAACTTTACGAAACATTTTTTAAAGAATACACCGAAAAAGTTTGGGGCGTGCCCTGCAGCAGCATACCGGCAGAATGGGGCCACCAGCGCATTAAAGGTTTATCCATAAAAGAAGTGCTGAAGCATGCTTTCAAAGTACAAAAGAATGTACAAACTTCACTGATAGAAAAATTTCTTTACCCAAAATATGGCCCCGGGCAAATGTGGCAAACCGTTGCCAAAAAAATACTAGAAAAAGGCGGTGAAATTTACTTTAACCAGGAGGTTACAGAAGTGCTTACAGAAAATAATTTATTGAAATCGGTAAGCACAGCTTCGTCCGTGGAAAAAAAAACATATTTGGGTGATTATTTTATTTCTACCATGCCAATAAAAGAACTGGTGGCTGCAATGCCAGCCGGGCAGGTGCCTGCAACTATTGCATCTATTGCCCATGGCTTGCTATACCGGGATTTTATTACTATTGGCGTACTGGTAAATAAATTAAAAGCAGGCAATATAAAAGACAACTGGATTTATATACAGGACAAAGGCGTAAAACTCGGCCGGTTGCAAATTTTTAATAACTGGAGCCCGGGCATGGTGCAGGATCCGCAAAAAACCTGGATTGGCCTGGAATATTTTTGTAGCATTAACGATAGTTTCTGGAACCTGGCCGACAACCAAATTTTTTCCATAGCCAAAAAAGAACTGCAAAAAATTGGGCTTGTTGCTGAAAATGAAATTACCGACCATGTGGTGATACGTACGGAGAAAGCCTACCCTGCATATTTTGGCACTTACCATAAAATAGATGAAGTACGCAACTATTTAAATGAAATTAATAATTTATTTTTAATTGGCCGAAACGGTATGCACCGCTATAACAATACTGACCACTCCATGCTTACCGCAATGGAGGCTGCAGAGCAAATACAATCCGGCAAAATAAATAAAGCAGCTATTTGGGAAATAAATACCGGAGAGGAATACAATGGATAA
- a CDS encoding DUF2029 domain-containing protein → MDNPIIIWPKNKKYRIFISVILLAFIVVTLTKAYHYVKDYGGCDLRTRVTGTRLLGTNQSPYFYFWKPGDNERYLAPGNKQGELANGNIVTPAAMASLYPIYNLPYKYVRWLWALLETGFAVASIVLLAKTAKTKNFYPVALVIAGLLCSDIFLAEIERGQMYLGYCFSFSFLYYLYQKKEKKYQVISGLLAALFIFFRPFAGIIIVPFLLAKEWDWLKGWMGGLALGFLLLVLPMQKYWWQYFDAMDKYKQMYFDKIPLQLTANNFSYPQVIEGMYNLTKVKGFNVYVLGTAVDFFNFIGVNPCIELLYGIFLILIVLLSYFFIKAHQKIKPEAPHLFLFAFGLYILAEIFSPSVRAGYNGIQWLFPLLLLTLNTVVSRLQLLLLIFCFMLFHNFPIAFSKYMQAGEFLLLAIIFKSCCNKKPLYPV, encoded by the coding sequence ATGGATAACCCAATCATTATTTGGCCTAAAAATAAAAAATACCGCATCTTCATTTCGGTTATCCTTCTTGCCTTTATTGTTGTTACACTTACCAAAGCCTATCACTATGTAAAAGATTACGGCGGCTGCGATTTACGTACAAGGGTTACCGGCACAAGGCTACTGGGCACAAATCAATCTCCCTATTTTTATTTTTGGAAGCCAGGAGACAATGAACGCTACCTTGCCCCGGGAAACAAGCAGGGCGAATTGGCCAATGGAAATATAGTAACGCCTGCGGCAATGGCTTCGCTTTATCCAATTTATAATTTGCCTTATAAATATGTAAGGTGGCTTTGGGCTTTATTGGAAACAGGCTTTGCAGTTGCAAGTATTGTACTGCTGGCTAAAACGGCAAAAACTAAAAACTTTTACCCTGTAGCCCTGGTAATTGCAGGGTTGCTTTGCAGCGATATTTTTCTTGCTGAAATTGAGCGTGGACAAATGTATTTAGGCTATTGCTTTTCTTTTTCATTTTTGTATTACTTATACCAAAAAAAAGAAAAAAAGTACCAGGTAATAAGTGGTCTCTTAGCGGCCTTGTTTATTTTTTTTAGGCCATTTGCAGGTATTATTATTGTGCCTTTTTTACTGGCAAAAGAATGGGATTGGCTAAAAGGATGGATGGGCGGGCTTGCCTTAGGATTTTTACTATTGGTATTGCCTATGCAAAAATATTGGTGGCAATATTTTGATGCAATGGATAAGTATAAACAAATGTATTTCGATAAAATACCGTTGCAACTTACCGCAAACAATTTTAGTTATCCGCAGGTAATTGAAGGCATGTATAATTTAACAAAAGTAAAAGGGTTTAATGTTTATGTGCTGGGAACCGCTGTGGATTTTTTCAATTTTATCGGGGTAAATCCATGCATTGAACTGCTTTATGGTATTTTTCTGATTCTTATTGTTTTGCTTTCCTATTTTTTTATTAAAGCACATCAAAAAATAAAGCCTGAAGCGCCCCACCTATTTCTATTTGCCTTTGGCCTGTATATTTTAGCCGAAATATTTTCGCCATCGGTAAGGGCTGGGTACAATGGTATCCAGTGGTTGTTTCCCTTATTGTTGCTTACGCTCAATACAGTAGTAAGCCGGCTGCAATTATTACTATTAATTTTTTGCTTTATGCTTTTCCATAATTTCCCTATTGCATTTTCAAAATATATGCAGGCCGGGGAATTTTTACTATTGGCAATTATTTTTAAAAGCTGTTGTAATAAAAAGCCACTGTATCCAGTTTAA
- a CDS encoding acyltransferase: MNLYIERGTNNFDFLRVLAALLIAFSHSYALLNRYDVEPFMLATHHRYDGSFIALGIFFAISGFLITKSVVHSGSLLQYAWKRFLRIQPLLIVVCLLSIFIIGPLFSNLNTASYFSNATTYTYLRNIFPATGIQFGLPGVFEHNLKENGVNGSLWTLIIEERLYVFTAIVFWLHRKFKKTYIALIVFYNLLYVWNNHVVYFSSSNFLNGQSAYYALLFLNAGLLYLSGYDFKNKSTGLSLFMACLLLGAALIFPAIGYFQLWFIPLAVILFSYRKLPTNKAGKWGDFTYGIYIFSFPVQQMLIAFTQGNLKPLQLFAYTVAICLPLAILSWHLLEKKMLTLKGKIN, from the coding sequence ATGAATTTATATATCGAAAGAGGCACCAATAATTTTGACTTTTTAAGGGTATTAGCGGCATTGCTCATTGCCTTTTCTCATAGTTATGCATTGCTAAACCGGTACGATGTTGAGCCATTTATGCTCGCCACTCATCACAGGTACGATGGCTCTTTTATAGCATTGGGGATTTTTTTTGCCATCAGCGGTTTTCTCATTACTAAAAGTGTGGTTCATTCCGGTTCTTTATTACAATATGCCTGGAAAAGGTTTTTAAGAATACAACCTTTGTTGATTGTAGTTTGCTTATTATCTATCTTTATTATTGGCCCATTATTTAGCAATTTAAATACGGCCAGTTATTTTAGCAACGCAACAACCTACACTTATTTGCGCAATATTTTTCCGGCAACGGGCATCCAGTTTGGCTTGCCCGGAGTTTTTGAACACAACTTAAAAGAAAACGGTGTTAACGGCTCATTGTGGACGCTGATTATTGAAGAACGGCTTTATGTTTTTACGGCCATCGTTTTTTGGCTGCATCGTAAATTTAAAAAAACGTATATAGCGCTTATTGTTTTTTACAACCTGCTCTATGTTTGGAACAATCATGTTGTATATTTTTCTTCATCTAATTTTTTAAACGGCCAATCGGCCTATTATGCTTTGCTGTTCCTCAATGCAGGCTTGCTTTACCTTTCCGGCTACGATTTTAAAAATAAATCCACGGGCCTTTCTTTATTCATGGCCTGCCTGCTGCTTGGCGCTGCGCTTATTTTTCCAGCAATAGGCTATTTTCAACTATGGTTTATCCCCTTGGCGGTTATCTTATTTTCGTATAGAAAATTGCCCACAAACAAAGCCGGTAAATGGGGCGATTTTACTTATGGTATTTATATATTTTCCTTCCCGGTACAGCAAATGCTAATAGCTTTTACCCAGGGAAATTTAAAACCCCTGCAACTATTTGCTTATACCGTTGCCATTTGCCTTCCCCTGGCTATTTTAAGCTGGCACTTGCTGGAAAAAAAGATGCTGACGCTAAAAGGGAAAATAAATTAG
- the hscA gene encoding Fe-S protein assembly chaperone HscA: MAKIPINIATGSLQQEEIIVGIDLGTTNSLVSIIHPESKKAVALKEHDGSSLVPSVIYFDEIGNVTVGEAALQYLITAPQQTIFSAKRLMGKSYNDLKNKSGFYSYKIIDDNTENLVKVQVAEKFYSPIELSSFILKELKQRAEHILKTPVTRAVITVPAYFNDAQRNGTRDAGKLAGLDVLRIINEPTAASLAYGIGLNKEEEKVIAVYDLGGGTFDVSILRIADGVFDVLSTNGNTYLGGDDMDMAIVEFWKQKNIFKGNPKAQGNTTSQQLRLKAQEAKKHLSKANNFTAAFQNLNLSITKNEFEALIQPLIDKTITSCSNALKDAGIVKENIDAVVMVGGATRVPMVKKSVSDFFGKAVNDSLNPDEVVSLGAAIQADILAGNNQDILLLDITPLSLGIETAGGLMDVLIPRNSKTPSKASRQYTTQIDGQSNMRISVYQGERDLVQDNRKLAEFNLKGIPGMPAGLAKVEISFTINADGILNVAAKELRSQVEQFVEIKPQYGITDAEVEKMLLDSITHAKEDIANRALAEAKTEGEQLLQTTERFLQKNIAQLTALELKNTAAAMQALQLSLSLNDKNLVHTKIEELNNISRPYAERIMDNAISSAMKGKSIA; encoded by the coding sequence ATGGCAAAAATTCCTATAAATATTGCAACCGGCAGCCTGCAGCAAGAAGAAATAATTGTGGGTATTGATTTAGGCACTACCAACAGCCTGGTATCCATCATTCACCCCGAAAGCAAAAAAGCCGTTGCTTTAAAAGAGCACGATGGCAGTTCACTGGTGCCAAGCGTTATTTATTTTGACGAAATAGGAAATGTTACTGTAGGCGAAGCAGCACTTCAGTATTTAATTACAGCGCCGCAGCAAACTATTTTTTCGGCAAAGCGATTAATGGGCAAAAGTTATAACGATTTAAAAAACAAATCGGGTTTTTATAGTTATAAAATAATAGATGATAATACCGAAAACCTGGTGAAAGTGCAGGTTGCCGAAAAATTTTATTCCCCTATAGAACTCTCTTCTTTTATTTTAAAAGAATTAAAGCAAAGGGCCGAGCATATTTTAAAAACGCCGGTAACCAGGGCGGTAATTACCGTGCCTGCTTATTTTAACGATGCCCAGAGAAACGGTACAAGGGATGCCGGGAAGCTTGCCGGCCTCGATGTACTAAGGATTATTAACGAACCAACAGCAGCAAGCCTTGCATATGGTATTGGTTTAAATAAAGAAGAAGAAAAAGTTATTGCTGTATATGATTTGGGCGGCGGCACATTTGATGTATCAATATTGCGTATTGCCGATGGCGTATTTGATGTACTGAGCACAAATGGCAATACTTACCTCGGAGGCGATGATATGGATATGGCCATTGTTGAATTTTGGAAACAAAAAAACATTTTTAAGGGCAACCCTAAAGCACAGGGCAATACTACCAGCCAGCAACTACGCTTAAAAGCACAGGAAGCAAAAAAACATTTATCAAAGGCAAATAATTTTACTGCTGCATTTCAAAACCTCAATTTATCTATTACCAAAAATGAGTTTGAAGCATTAATTCAACCATTAATTGACAAAACCATTACATCTTGCAGCAATGCATTAAAAGATGCAGGTATCGTTAAAGAAAATATTGATGCTGTGGTAATGGTAGGCGGTGCCACAAGGGTACCGATGGTAAAAAAATCGGTAAGTGATTTTTTTGGCAAAGCAGTGAACGACAGCCTAAATCCCGATGAAGTGGTTTCTCTTGGCGCAGCAATACAGGCCGATATTTTGGCGGGAAACAACCAGGATATTTTGTTGCTGGATATTACACCGCTTAGCCTGGGCATTGAAACTGCAGGCGGATTAATGGATGTATTGATTCCCCGAAATTCAAAAACCCCCTCCAAAGCATCGAGGCAATATACAACGCAAATTGACGGGCAAAGCAATATGCGCATCAGCGTTTACCAGGGAGAAAGAGACCTGGTGCAGGACAACCGAAAGCTTGCAGAATTTAATTTAAAAGGAATACCCGGAATGCCCGCCGGCCTTGCAAAAGTGGAAATTAGTTTTACCATTAATGCCGATGGTATTTTAAATGTTGCCGCAAAAGAACTGCGTAGCCAGGTGGAGCAATTTGTAGAAATAAAGCCGCAGTATGGCATTACCGATGCCGAAGTAGAAAAAATGCTCCTCGATTCCATTACCCATGCTAAAGAAGATATTGCCAACCGGGCGCTTGCAGAAGCCAAAACAGAGGGCGAGCAACTATTGCAAACCACCGAAAGGTTTTTACAAAAAAATATTGCCCAGCTTACGGCGCTTGAATTAAAAAATACAGCAGCAGCCATGCAGGCGCTACAGCTATCACTTTCCTTAAACGATAAAAATCTGGTACATACAAAAATTGAAGAACTGAACAATATAAGCAGGCCCTATGCAGAGCGCATAATGGACAATGCCATATCTTCGGCAATGAAAGGAAAATCAATTGCCTAA
- a CDS encoding PorV/PorQ family protein, whose amino-acid sequence MKKSLAAFFLIGLLLPGKSYSQFRKYSNEFLNIGAGARGLAMGNAQVASVNDASAGYWNPAGLTGVKDVPNIALMHAEYFSGIAKYEYASLAIPVQDNKRTLGFSLLRFAVDDIPNTLFLVEPDGSINYNNVQAFSSADYAFLFSFAQKIKDEDDKKISVGANAKVIYRKVGHFASAWGFGLDAGIQIQRKKWRLGLMARDITTTFNAWSFKFTEQEKEVLYLTKNDIPIKSTELTAPRLVLGGAYNFSISDKIKLLAEANVDLTFDGKRNTILSSNPVSIDPHLGLEASINDVFFIRGGITNFQKALADEDTLNQKKVWIYQPSAGAGFKIKNVSVDYAFTNLANQQNPLYTHIVSLRINLTKKHED is encoded by the coding sequence ATGAAAAAAAGCCTTGCTGCTTTCTTCCTTATTGGCCTTTTACTGCCTGGTAAAAGCTATAGTCAGTTCAGAAAGTATTCCAACGAATTTTTAAATATTGGCGCAGGGGCACGTGGCCTGGCAATGGGCAATGCCCAGGTAGCCAGTGTAAATGATGCTTCTGCAGGATACTGGAACCCGGCAGGCCTTACCGGCGTAAAAGATGTCCCCAACATTGCTTTAATGCATGCCGAATATTTTTCCGGAATTGCAAAATATGAATATGCTTCGCTGGCCATTCCGGTACAGGACAATAAACGAACGCTGGGTTTTTCTTTACTGCGTTTTGCCGTAGATGATATTCCCAATACTTTGTTTTTGGTAGAGCCCGATGGCAGCATCAATTACAATAATGTTCAGGCATTTTCATCGGCAGATTATGCTTTTCTTTTTTCATTTGCCCAAAAGATTAAAGATGAAGATGATAAAAAAATAAGCGTAGGCGCCAATGCCAAAGTTATTTATAGAAAAGTAGGTCATTTTGCCAGCGCCTGGGGATTTGGCCTAGATGCAGGAATTCAAATTCAAAGAAAAAAATGGAGGCTTGGTTTAATGGCCAGGGATATTACCACCACATTTAATGCCTGGAGTTTTAAATTTACCGAGCAGGAAAAGGAAGTACTTTATTTAACTAAAAATGATATTCCCATAAAATCCACCGAACTCACTGCGCCGAGGCTGGTATTGGGCGGCGCTTATAATTTCTCCATTAGCGATAAAATTAAATTACTGGCCGAGGCAAATGTTGACCTTACATTTGACGGTAAAAGAAATACAATACTCAGCAGTAACCCGGTAAGTATTGATCCGCATTTGGGATTGGAAGCATCTATAAATGATGTGTTTTTTATTAGGGGCGGTATTACCAACTTTCAAAAAGCACTGGCAGATGAAGATACTTTAAACCAAAAGAAAGTATGGATTTATCAACCCAGCGCCGGTGCAGGTTTTAAAATTAAAAATGTATCGGTTGATTATGCTTTTACCAATTTAGCCAATCAGCAAAACCCATTATACACCCATATTGTTTCGCTGAGGATTAACCTTACCAAAAAACATGAAGATTAA
- a CDS encoding tyrosine--tRNA ligase: MNKLIEELKWRGMLQDIMPGTEEQLNKGMTTAYIGFDPTAESLHIGGMVQILLLVHLQKAGHKPLALVGGATGMVGDPSGKSAERNLLSEDVLQKNLAGIQKQLEKFLNFERSLPNAAEIVNNYDWFKPIGFLDFIRDVGKHITVNYMMAKDSVKKRIEGDSGISFTEFTYQLIQGYDYYWLYNHKNCRLQMGGSDQWGNIVTGTELIRRKSGGEAFGFTSPLITKADGSKFGKSEAGNIWLDAEKTSPYQFYQFWVNASDADAATWIKIFTFLDKKTIEGIIEKHNINPGERLLQKTLAKEITLFVHGADEYQKAIDTTAKLFAAQNAAAEDMGIDDLNNLEGIIKKEIDKNKITAGVDVISLVADTEIFSSRGEARKMLQNGGLSINRKKITDVQEQIDNKWLLHNQYLLIQKGKKNYYLVKTV, encoded by the coding sequence ATGAATAAATTAATAGAAGAACTTAAATGGCGGGGTATGTTGCAGGATATAATGCCCGGAACCGAAGAACAGTTAAACAAAGGGATGACCACGGCTTATATTGGATTTGACCCAACAGCCGAAAGCCTGCATATTGGCGGCATGGTACAAATATTATTATTAGTGCATTTACAAAAAGCAGGGCACAAACCACTTGCACTTGTTGGTGGCGCTACAGGTATGGTAGGCGACCCAAGCGGTAAAAGCGCCGAAAGAAATTTATTAAGCGAAGATGTACTTCAAAAAAACCTTGCAGGCATACAAAAGCAATTAGAAAAATTTCTCAATTTTGAAAGATCCTTACCCAATGCCGCCGAAATAGTTAATAACTATGATTGGTTTAAACCCATTGGCTTCCTTGATTTTATAAGAGATGTAGGCAAGCATATTACCGTAAATTATATGATGGCCAAAGACAGTGTAAAGAAAAGGATTGAAGGTGATAGCGGTATTTCTTTTACCGAATTTACTTATCAACTTATACAAGGCTATGATTATTATTGGCTGTATAACCATAAAAACTGCAGGCTGCAAATGGGCGGCAGCGACCAATGGGGAAATATAGTTACCGGTACAGAACTAATAAGAAGAAAAAGCGGTGGTGAAGCTTTTGGCTTTACCTCTCCGCTAATTACAAAAGCCGATGGCAGCAAATTTGGAAAATCGGAAGCCGGCAATATTTGGCTTGATGCTGAAAAAACTAGCCCTTACCAGTTTTACCAGTTTTGGGTAAATGCCAGCGATGCCGATGCAGCAACATGGATTAAAATTTTTACTTTCCTGGATAAAAAAACCATTGAAGGAATAATAGAAAAGCACAACATCAACCCCGGCGAAAGGTTATTGCAAAAAACACTGGCCAAAGAAATTACTTTATTTGTACATGGCGCAGATGAATACCAAAAAGCCATTGACACTACGGCTAAACTTTTTGCCGCTCAAAATGCCGCTGCAGAAGACATGGGTATTGATGATTTGAACAACCTGGAAGGAATTATAAAAAAAGAAATTGACAAAAATAAAATTACCGCAGGTGTAGATGTAATAAGCCTTGTAGCCGATACGGAAATTTTTAGCAGCAGGGGCGAAGCCAGGAAAATGCTGCAAAATGGAGGACTAAGCATCAACAGGAAAAAAATTACCGATGTACAGGAGCAGATAGATAACAAATGGTTGCTGCACAACCAATACCTTTTAATTCAAAAAGGAAAAAAAAATTATTACCTCGTAAAAACCGTTTAG